From one Staphylococcus kloosii genomic stretch:
- a CDS encoding DNA topology modulation protein: MQKIILIGSSGSGKSTFSRKLSRAMNIPVYHLDALFWKPNWNMRNLAEKIDIQEAILKQEKWIIDGNYTDILDDRLKCADTVIFLDLPRIICYYRVFTRLFKNLGKTRIDMGSGCKERISFTFLTYIWKYPKHKKPFLLNKFSKLKDDKNIYHLHKRQDINAFIQQHTT; encoded by the coding sequence ATGCAAAAAATTATATTAATTGGTTCGTCAGGCTCTGGTAAGTCTACGTTTTCTAGAAAGTTATCAAGAGCGATGAATATACCTGTTTATCATTTAGATGCATTATTTTGGAAACCCAATTGGAATATGCGAAATCTAGCTGAAAAGATAGACATTCAAGAAGCAATACTAAAACAAGAAAAGTGGATTATAGATGGGAATTACACGGATATATTGGATGATAGATTAAAGTGTGCAGACACAGTTATATTTTTAGACTTACCGAGAATAATTTGCTATTACAGAGTATTTACGCGATTATTTAAAAATTTAGGGAAAACGAGAATCGATATGGGAAGCGGCTGTAAGGAACGTATATCATTTACTTTCTTAACGTATATTTGGAAATATCCTAAACATAAAAAACCATTTTTATTAAATAAATTCTCTAAATTAAAAGATGACAAAAACATTTATCATTTACACAAACGACAAGATATAAATGCATTTATTCAACAACATACTACATAA
- a CDS encoding aminoacyltransferase, translating into MFFTRLTEKEYGNFIRHYPVHFTQSVDQYNYREQNKGDVHLVGVKNNNNNIVAACLLSEARAMKFFKYFYSHKGPVLDYQNKEVVQCFFKGLTKYLKKQKTLFVSVDPYIIENMRDADGEVLKSHDNTKLIHQLRKLGFKHQGYTVGYSQKSQIRWLSVLDLKDKSEQDLMKNMDYQTRRNIKKSIEMGVETTTLDISETDRFYKLFKKAEDRHNFKYRENPYEFFIEAQKMYADHSMLKLAYIDLNKYIQKLNKKGDQLDEQLQQIQEKLSDNPNSKKSKSKVEQLQQQIKSNDKKLVEAQQLLEEEGEILDLAAALYIYNKDEVYYLSSGSDPKFYQFNGAYCLQWDMIQFAKNQNIPRYNFYGITGDFSDNAEDYGVQQFKKGFNAHVEEYIGDFVKAIHPIFYKIYQIINK; encoded by the coding sequence ATGTTTTTTACTAGATTAACTGAAAAAGAATATGGAAATTTTATTCGTCATTATCCAGTTCATTTTACGCAATCAGTAGATCAATATAATTATAGGGAACAAAATAAAGGGGATGTACATTTAGTAGGTGTAAAAAACAATAATAATAATATTGTTGCAGCTTGTTTATTATCAGAAGCAAGAGCAATGAAATTTTTCAAATACTTCTATTCACATAAGGGACCTGTACTAGATTATCAAAATAAAGAAGTAGTTCAATGCTTTTTTAAGGGATTAACTAAATATTTAAAAAAACAAAAAACTTTGTTTGTTTCGGTAGACCCATACATAATTGAAAATATGAGAGATGCAGATGGGGAAGTATTAAAATCTCATGATAATACGAAATTAATTCATCAACTTCGAAAATTGGGTTTTAAACATCAAGGGTATACAGTAGGTTATTCTCAAAAAAGTCAAATTCGCTGGTTATCTGTATTAGATTTAAAAGATAAAAGTGAACAAGATTTAATGAAAAATATGGATTATCAAACTCGTCGAAATATTAAAAAGTCGATAGAAATGGGAGTAGAAACAACAACTTTAGATATATCTGAAACAGATCGCTTTTATAAGCTATTTAAAAAAGCAGAAGATAGACATAATTTTAAGTATAGAGAAAATCCTTATGAGTTTTTTATAGAAGCTCAAAAAATGTACGCTGATCACTCAATGTTAAAACTAGCTTACATAGATTTAAATAAATATATACAAAAATTAAATAAAAAAGGCGACCAATTAGATGAGCAATTACAACAAATACAAGAAAAACTCTCTGACAATCCAAATTCAAAAAAAAGTAAATCTAAAGTAGAACAACTACAACAACAAATAAAGAGTAACGATAAAAAATTAGTTGAAGCACAGCAATTACTTGAAGAAGAAGGAGAAATACTAGATTTAGCTGCCGCATTGTATATATACAATAAAGACGAAGTATATTATTTATCTAGTGGTTCAGACCCTAAATTTTATCAATTTAATGGTGCTTATTGTCTCCAATGGGATATGATTCAGTTTGCTAAAAATCAAAATATTCCACGTTATAATTTTTACGGTATTACAGGCGACTTTAGTGATAATGCTGAAGATTATGGAGTTCAACAATTTAAAAAAGGATTCAATGCACATGTCGAGGAATATATTGGTGATTTTGTTAAAGCAATTCATCCAATTTTTTATAAAATATATCAAATCATTAATAAATAA
- a CDS encoding efflux RND transporter periplasmic adaptor subunit, producing the protein MKKKWLWIVIGLVAIIALVAIAFTLKQVNSSSSKKDKGYDTYEVKKENPINIEGKASPNAVKTYNNNSQVGDFQNTLVKDGQKVKQGDKLINYDTNSSKRQELANKVDQAQNQVNDDQEQANQRPNDRDVQSKLTQDQSSLNEAQQQLSQHDKQLNDSMYASFDGKVNIKNDGEVGDGEPILQLISNDPQIKSTVSEYDLDKIHTGDKVNVSVTSNGKKGHGKINKINELPTSYDDSTSGQSAGSTQGEDSQDSGASQASNPVQNDPSGGKEGDTSKYTVIIGDLDIPVRSGLSMDASIPLNTMKLPDSVLTKDDKVFVVDSYHKAHKRNIKIERNNGQIIVKEGLKAGDKVIKHPKKTLNDGAKVEVSS; encoded by the coding sequence TTGAAAAAGAAATGGTTATGGATTGTTATTGGCCTCGTTGCAATTATTGCTTTAGTAGCGATTGCATTCACTTTAAAACAAGTCAATAGCAGCTCTTCAAAAAAGGATAAAGGCTACGATACATATGAAGTAAAAAAGGAAAACCCGATAAACATAGAAGGTAAAGCTTCACCTAATGCAGTAAAAACATATAACAACAATAGCCAAGTTGGTGATTTTCAAAATACGTTAGTTAAAGATGGCCAAAAGGTTAAACAAGGCGACAAATTAATTAATTATGATACGAATAGCAGTAAACGCCAAGAGCTAGCAAATAAGGTTGATCAAGCACAAAATCAAGTGAATGATGACCAAGAACAAGCAAATCAACGTCCTAATGATAGAGACGTGCAGAGTAAATTAACGCAAGACCAAAGTAGTCTAAATGAAGCACAACAACAACTTTCTCAACACGATAAACAACTCAACGACAGTATGTATGCTTCTTTTGATGGTAAAGTAAACATTAAAAATGATGGCGAAGTCGGCGATGGCGAACCTATCTTACAATTGATTTCAAATGATCCACAAATTAAATCAACGGTTTCCGAATATGATTTAGACAAGATTCACACAGGAGATAAAGTAAATGTTTCGGTAACGAGTAATGGTAAAAAAGGGCACGGTAAAATTAACAAAATTAATGAATTACCAACAAGTTATGACGATAGTACAAGCGGTCAGTCTGCCGGGAGTACACAAGGCGAAGATAGCCAAGATAGTGGGGCTAGCCAAGCATCAAACCCTGTTCAAAACGATCCATCAGGAGGTAAAGAAGGAGATACTTCTAAATACACAGTTATTATAGGTGATTTAGACATTCCTGTACGTTCAGGTCTATCTATGGATGCGAGTATTCCACTTAACACGATGAAATTACCAGACAGCGTCCTAACAAAAGATGACAAAGTGTTTGTCGTAGACAGTTATCATAAAGCACATAAACGAAACATTAAAATCGAACGTAATAACGGTCAAATTATCGTCAAAGAAGGTCTGAAAGCAGGAGACAAAGTGATTAAACATCCGAAGAAAACTTTAAATGATGGCGCTAAAGTTGAGGTGTCTTCATGA
- a CDS encoding NAD(P)-binding domain-containing protein has translation MKIGFIGLGIMGKPMVKNFLKEQNTVLVNDVNKDTELEMVKEGAQAVSITEMAQEVDYLFLSLPNGAIVKSVLYSGQESILNQPQVNVKSVIDTSSLTPNESLEISKVLEENSVSYIDAPVSGGEPLAITGELSIMVGCNENDYEDIKKVCEPIAQSVIRVGEVGSGSVVKLANQIIVNTNIAALSEAVVLAKKFNIDLEAMYQAIKGGLAGSTVMDAKFPKMIAEDYQPGGTLNINLKDLKNVTSTADTVGLTLPVSNQVKEIYKSEVAQGNGLNDHSGIIKYFENINNM, from the coding sequence ATGAAAATTGGATTTATAGGTTTAGGAATTATGGGTAAACCCATGGTTAAAAATTTTCTAAAAGAACAAAATACAGTGCTAGTAAATGATGTGAATAAAGATACAGAACTAGAAATGGTTAAAGAAGGTGCTCAAGCAGTATCAATTACTGAAATGGCCCAAGAAGTTGATTATTTATTCTTATCATTACCGAACGGAGCAATTGTGAAGTCCGTTTTATATAGCGGTCAAGAGTCGATATTGAATCAACCTCAAGTCAATGTAAAAAGTGTAATAGATACAAGCTCACTAACACCAAATGAATCTTTAGAAATTAGTAAGGTTTTAGAAGAAAACTCAGTATCATATATTGATGCGCCGGTAAGTGGTGGGGAGCCATTGGCAATTACAGGTGAATTATCAATCATGGTAGGTTGCAATGAAAATGATTATGAAGACATTAAGAAAGTATGCGAACCAATAGCGCAATCAGTTATACGCGTAGGTGAAGTTGGTTCTGGCAGTGTCGTTAAGTTGGCAAATCAAATTATTGTTAATACGAATATTGCAGCTTTATCCGAAGCAGTAGTATTAGCTAAAAAATTTAATATTGATTTAGAAGCAATGTATCAAGCTATCAAAGGTGGTCTAGCAGGATCTACGGTTATGGATGCGAAATTTCCTAAAATGATTGCTGAAGATTATCAACCTGGCGGTACTTTAAATATTAATTTAAAAGATTTAAAAAATGTTACTTCTACTGCTGATACTGTCGGCTTAACATTACCTGTTTCAAACCAAGTTAAAGAAATATATAAATCAGAAGTTGCGCAAGGCAATGGACTAAATGATCATTCTGGAATTATTAAATATTTCGAAAATATAAATAATATGTAG
- a CDS encoding type 1 glutamine amidotransferase, with amino-acid sequence MRINVLQHTPNEGVGSIGEWAKERGHDLYIYHPYFYNGVLPIAEETDLLIILGGPMSPNDSNDWIFKERDLIRELLKDNKPMFGACYGAQQITKAIGYTVSKSPVKEVGWDQVYLETNTIPDLPKELIALHWHEEMFQIPKNAELLFSSEYLTNQGFLLNNNVIGLQFHFEPGPFDVKEIVTNDFTYAVDSVLNQSPKEIIDYKVPEENKEVMFKLLDYITKD; translated from the coding sequence ATGAGAATTAATGTTTTACAACACACACCAAATGAAGGTGTCGGGTCTATTGGAGAGTGGGCTAAAGAAAGAGGTCATGATTTATACATTTACCATCCCTATTTCTATAATGGGGTTTTGCCAATTGCAGAAGAAACAGACTTGCTTATAATTTTAGGTGGTCCAATGAGCCCAAATGATTCAAATGACTGGATTTTTAAAGAAAGAGATTTGATTAGAGAGCTGTTGAAAGATAATAAACCAATGTTTGGGGCTTGTTATGGTGCTCAACAAATAACAAAAGCTATTGGTTATACAGTAAGTAAGTCACCAGTAAAAGAAGTGGGTTGGGATCAGGTTTATCTAGAAACTAATACTATTCCAGATTTGCCTAAAGAATTAATAGCATTACATTGGCATGAAGAAATGTTCCAAATACCTAAAAATGCGGAATTATTGTTTTCAAGTGAGTATTTAACAAACCAAGGTTTTTTACTAAATAATAATGTTATTGGTTTACAATTCCATTTTGAGCCAGGACCTTTTGATGTTAAAGAAATTGTTACTAATGATTTTACTTACGCAGTAGATTCTGTATTAAATCAATCTCCCAAAGAAATCATTGATTATAAAGTTCCAGAAGAAAACAAAGAAGTAATGTTTAAATTATTAGACTACATAACTAAGGATTAG
- a CDS encoding ABC transporter permease, with amino-acid sequence MSNLANVIAVSFRSIMKNKRRNIFTMIGIIIGIAAVITIMSLGNGFKKTASDQFSDAGAGKHQASITYQTEDMKAPKKNPFSRQDIDIAKQVNGVNSAKIKESEDSSYSAKLTNSQKQGDVNISKVKSAESVDKGQGFNEDANDTQEKVVVIDHKLAKDVFNNHALGKSLYIEGQGFKVVGIANSSGQSMMSLQNDNSVKMPSKTFSQYMGNLSQDVPTLQLNLDKDANKKDVAKKVEKQLNKKGSGTSDGSYMYSDMESMMKNINTVFDSITYFVAAVAGISLFIAGIGVMNVMYISVAERTEEIAIRRAFGAKGRDIEIQFLVESVVLCLIGGIIGLILGILIATCVDALTPKMIKSAVSLSSIIIAVGVSTLIGIIFGWIPARAASKKELIDIIK; translated from the coding sequence ATGAGCAACTTAGCAAATGTTATTGCCGTTTCGTTTCGTTCAATTATGAAAAATAAGCGTCGTAACATATTTACGATGATAGGTATTATTATCGGTATCGCGGCCGTTATAACGATTATGTCGTTAGGAAATGGATTTAAGAAAACAGCTAGCGATCAATTTTCCGATGCAGGTGCCGGGAAACATCAAGCTTCTATCACCTATCAGACAGAAGATATGAAGGCACCGAAGAAAAATCCTTTTAGTCGTCAAGATATCGATATTGCCAAACAAGTGAACGGCGTGAATAGCGCTAAAATTAAAGAAAGTGAAGATAGTTCATATTCAGCTAAACTAACTAACTCTCAAAAACAAGGTGACGTTAATATCTCAAAAGTAAAAAGTGCTGAATCTGTCGATAAAGGACAAGGTTTTAATGAAGATGCCAACGATACCCAAGAAAAAGTTGTCGTGATTGACCATAAACTTGCCAAAGACGTTTTCAACAATCATGCATTAGGTAAGTCACTTTATATTGAAGGACAAGGTTTTAAAGTCGTTGGTATAGCTAATAGTAGTGGTCAGAGTATGATGTCATTACAAAATGATAATAGCGTCAAAATGCCAAGTAAAACTTTCTCACAATACATGGGCAACCTCTCACAAGATGTGCCTACGTTGCAGTTGAATCTTGATAAAGATGCCAACAAGAAAGACGTAGCCAAGAAAGTTGAAAAGCAACTTAATAAAAAAGGTTCGGGTACGAGTGATGGCAGTTATATGTATTCCGATATGGAATCCATGATGAAAAATATTAATACTGTATTTGATTCCATCACATACTTCGTAGCTGCCGTAGCAGGTATCTCTTTATTTATCGCAGGAATTGGTGTTATGAATGTTATGTATATTTCAGTCGCTGAACGTACCGAGGAAATCGCTATTCGACGTGCCTTCGGTGCCAAAGGGCGCGATATTGAAATACAATTTCTAGTGGAAAGTGTCGTACTATGTCTCATAGGTGGTATTATCGGATTGATCTTAGGCATTTTGATTGCGACATGTGTCGATGCATTAACTCCGAAAATGATTAAGAGTGCGGTCAGTCTAAGCTCAATAATTATAGCCGTAGGTGTCTCTACATTAATCGGTATTATATTCGGCTGGATTCCGGCACGTGCAGCATCTAAGAAAGAGCTTATTGATATTATTAAGTAG
- a CDS encoding GntR family transcriptional regulator has product MHSNNELTLYQKIRNDIISGELKQSEKITEVKLAKKYNVSRTPIREVIKQLELEYFIKDSYIFIPTTEEYRNIFEMRILFETYALEKAGVIFTDSDIAELRSYTEIDINSEDEDHILEINDKFHQKIMSATNNPFIQESYQKLKSFIYLFSKTVITKRRPGLIEEHAEIVEALNNRNIKEALALLESHLKKDLEFSLYYLSFKN; this is encoded by the coding sequence ATGCATAGCAATAATGAATTAACGCTATATCAAAAAATTCGAAATGATATTATTTCAGGAGAATTAAAGCAATCTGAAAAAATTACAGAGGTTAAATTAGCTAAAAAATATAACGTCAGTAGAACGCCTATCAGAGAGGTTATTAAACAGTTAGAATTAGAATATTTTATAAAAGATTCTTATATTTTCATTCCAACCACTGAGGAATATAGAAATATATTTGAAATGCGCATTTTATTTGAAACTTATGCGCTAGAAAAAGCTGGTGTTATTTTCACGGACTCTGATATAGCAGAATTAAGAAGTTATACCGAAATTGATATAAATAGTGAAGATGAAGATCATATTTTAGAAATTAATGATAAGTTTCACCAAAAAATAATGAGTGCTACGAATAATCCATTCATTCAAGAATCCTATCAAAAGCTAAAAAGCTTTATCTATTTGTTTAGTAAAACCGTTATTACAAAGCGTCGCCCGGGTTTAATAGAAGAGCATGCTGAAATTGTGGAAGCATTAAATAATAGAAACATTAAAGAAGCACTAGCTTTACTAGAATCACACCTCAAAAAAGACTTAGAATTTAGCCTTTACTATTTATCATTTAAAAATTAA
- a CDS encoding ArgE/DapE family deacylase: MGVLSQEERIKILSDIIEIQSVNDKELEVAQYLQKLFSSYDIKSDIVKLDDSDTRADLVAEIGEGKPILGVSGHMDVVTTGDVNNWNYDPFKLTEDEQGRLHGRGSADMKSGLVALALSLIEIKKAGTLKKGTIRFMATAGEEITSSGAAKLYDEGYMNDVDALLIAEPSQDGIVYTHKGTMDIEVTSKGKSAHSSMPELGYNAINPLTDFIHYLNAEYSKVDTSSELLGTPTMNSTVIQGGDQVNSIPEYASSLFNMRTIPEFDNKRFIDLFEKIKNKVEQESNASLEVNPYVNREPVYTTGENSFLKLTKQYGDKYFNRDLELTASTATTDASFLMKGKDDAFPFVMYGPGETGQAHQVDEYVYKDVYLTFIDLYTNLLTDYLNQES; the protein is encoded by the coding sequence ATGGGAGTTTTATCTCAAGAAGAACGTATTAAAATATTGTCCGACATTATAGAAATTCAATCTGTAAATGATAAGGAACTTGAAGTTGCTCAATATTTACAAAAGTTATTTTCTTCGTACGACATTAAATCCGATATTGTTAAATTGGATGACTCTGATACGAGAGCTGATTTAGTTGCGGAAATTGGTGAAGGAAAACCTATATTAGGCGTTTCAGGCCATATGGATGTTGTTACGACGGGTGATGTCAATAATTGGAACTACGATCCATTCAAATTAACGGAAGACGAGCAAGGGCGTTTGCATGGTAGAGGCTCTGCCGATATGAAATCAGGTCTCGTTGCGTTAGCATTAAGCCTTATTGAAATTAAGAAGGCAGGCACGTTGAAAAAAGGTACTATCCGATTTATGGCTACAGCTGGAGAAGAAATTACAAGTTCAGGTGCAGCTAAATTATACGATGAAGGTTATATGAATGATGTAGATGCATTACTTATTGCTGAACCTTCCCAAGACGGCATCGTCTATACACATAAAGGTACGATGGATATTGAAGTAACATCTAAAGGTAAGTCTGCGCACAGTTCTATGCCAGAATTGGGTTATAATGCTATTAATCCGCTAACAGACTTTATTCATTATTTAAATGCTGAATATAGTAAGGTGGATACTTCTAGTGAATTGCTTGGTACGCCAACGATGAATTCAACTGTTATTCAGGGCGGTGATCAAGTTAACTCAATACCAGAGTATGCTTCTTCTTTATTTAATATGCGTACAATTCCAGAATTTGATAATAAGAGATTTATAGATTTATTTGAAAAAATTAAAAATAAAGTTGAGCAAGAATCTAATGCTTCGCTTGAAGTTAATCCTTATGTTAACCGTGAGCCGGTATATACTACGGGAGAAAATTCATTTTTAAAATTAACTAAACAATATGGCGACAAATACTTTAATCGCGACTTAGAATTAACAGCATCTACAGCTACGACCGATGCTTCATTTTTAATGAAAGGTAAAGATGACGCCTTTCCATTCGTGATGTATGGTCCCGGTGAAACAGGACAAGCACACCAAGTAGACGAATATGTCTATAAAGACGTTTATTTAACTTTTATCGATTTATACACTAACTTACTTACTGATTATCTTAATCAAGAAAGTTAA
- a CDS encoding ABC transporter ATP-binding protein has protein sequence MIDLKNINRHFKNGNETNHILKDINIHINEGEFIAIMGPSGSGKSTLINILGFIDRGYEGEYLFNNHNYKKSSDNNLADIRNKTVGFVFQNFKLIQNNTILENVSVPLIYNGMKSQERKDKVLATLHDVGLYDKENLLPNKLSGGQQQRVAIARSIINDPKFIIADEPTGALDSKTSQDIMELFVKLNKEKQTTMIMVTHDRQVAEKADRVIHILDGRVQREEVIE, from the coding sequence ATGATAGACTTAAAAAATATCAATCGTCATTTTAAAAATGGGAATGAAACGAATCACATTTTAAAAGACATTAATATTCATATCAATGAAGGTGAATTTATCGCTATTATGGGACCCTCAGGTTCAGGTAAAAGTACGCTTATTAATATACTTGGCTTTATAGATAGAGGATATGAAGGCGAGTATTTATTTAATAATCACAACTATAAGAAAAGCTCCGACAACAATCTTGCAGATATTCGAAATAAGACCGTCGGCTTTGTGTTCCAAAACTTTAAATTGATTCAAAATAATACCATTTTGGAAAATGTCAGTGTGCCACTCATTTATAATGGGATGAAGTCACAAGAACGTAAAGATAAAGTGTTAGCTACTTTGCATGATGTCGGTTTATATGACAAAGAAAATTTGTTGCCAAATAAATTATCGGGTGGACAACAACAACGTGTCGCGATAGCACGTTCGATTATCAATGATCCAAAGTTTATTATTGCCGACGAACCTACAGGAGCGCTTGATTCTAAGACGTCTCAAGATATTATGGAGTTGTTTGTGAAACTGAATAAAGAAAAGCAAACGACGATGATTATGGTGACGCATGACCGTCAAGTTGCCGAAAAGGCAGATAGGGTTATTCATATTCTCGATGGCCGTGTACAAAGAGAAGAGGTGATTGAATGA
- a CDS encoding four-carbon acid sugar kinase family protein — translation MLNEKLINEQKNDEFNKNLSSFNYKIIVLDDDPTGTQTVKDLPVYTQWTEELLEDGFKQSNNMFYILTNSRALNEEETTALHKEISSNIERVSQRLNHPYLIISRGDSTLRGHFYLEPKVLNDASTSGFDAVFYVPEFFEGNRFTYNGIHYLKENDTYMPVAESEFSNDTTFGFNSETMADFIEEKSHGAITSNEVYHITLEQIRNRDKTAIFKTFESINNFDAVVVDALNDEDMDYFVACLTEFLANHEKKFMFRTAASFVKAMCQTPGEIINLKNYKQNNNGGIIIVGSHVKKTSDQLQHLLNNTNIKQSEFDIKKVTESNLNEYIAEQITQVEQIIKDGEDIVIYTSRDVIKTEDLTNNLSISTNISNSLVEIIRGLQVQPKFIIAKGGITSSDVATKGLNIHKADVIGQVTKGVPVWLTDSEAKYPKMAYVIFPGNVGDVETLTEVYKLNS, via the coding sequence ATGTTAAATGAAAAGTTGATAAATGAACAAAAAAATGACGAATTTAATAAAAATTTAAGTTCTTTCAATTATAAAATAATCGTATTAGATGATGATCCTACTGGTACTCAAACAGTTAAGGATTTACCGGTATATACACAATGGACTGAAGAGTTATTGGAAGATGGTTTCAAGCAATCGAATAACATGTTCTATATTTTAACTAATTCGCGCGCTCTAAATGAAGAAGAAACTACTGCTTTACATAAAGAAATAAGCAGTAATATTGAAAGGGTTTCACAACGATTAAACCATCCATATTTAATTATAAGCAGAGGCGATTCAACTTTAAGAGGACACTTTTATTTAGAGCCCAAAGTACTAAATGATGCTTCCACTTCGGGCTTTGATGCGGTATTTTATGTGCCGGAATTTTTTGAAGGTAATCGTTTTACTTATAATGGCATTCATTATTTAAAAGAAAATGATACGTATATGCCTGTTGCAGAAAGTGAATTTTCTAATGATACAACATTTGGTTTTAATTCTGAAACAATGGCAGATTTTATTGAAGAAAAAAGTCATGGCGCTATTACATCTAACGAAGTTTATCATATTACATTAGAACAAATTAGAAATCGTGATAAGACAGCAATATTTAAGACTTTCGAATCAATAAATAATTTTGATGCAGTCGTTGTAGACGCTTTGAATGACGAAGATATGGACTACTTTGTGGCATGTTTAACAGAATTTTTAGCCAATCATGAGAAGAAGTTTATGTTTAGAACAGCTGCTTCATTTGTAAAAGCAATGTGTCAAACACCTGGAGAAATTATTAACTTAAAAAATTATAAGCAGAATAATAATGGTGGCATTATCATAGTAGGCTCTCATGTGAAGAAAACGTCTGATCAACTACAGCATTTATTAAATAATACAAATATTAAACAAAGTGAGTTTGACATTAAAAAAGTAACAGAGTCTAATTTAAATGAATATATAGCAGAACAAATTACTCAAGTAGAACAAATTATTAAAGACGGAGAAGATATTGTTATTTACACTTCTCGCGACGTTATAAAAACAGAAGACTTAACAAATAATTTAAGTATTTCAACAAATATTTCAAATAGTTTAGTTGAAATTATCAGAGGGTTACAAGTACAGCCTAAATTTATTATTGCCAAAGGTGGCATTACTTCAAGTGATGTGGCCACAAAAGGGCTAAACATTCATAAAGCAGATGTTATTGGACAAGTAACTAAAGGTGTACCCGTTTGGTTAACAGACAGTGAAGCGAAATATCCAAAAATGGCATATGTGATTTTCCCGGGTAATGTTGGTGACGTTGAAACTTTAACAGAAGTATACAAATTAAATAGTTAA